In Streptomyces sp. NBC_00683, the DNA window GCGAGCAGCTCGGCGCGGTTGATCACACAGGACGCCGACATGGGCATGGCGCGGGCGTTCCCGACCGTTTCGACGATCTCGTCGAGCTTCTTCTGCACGTCCACCGTGTGCTCGCCACTCTCTGCTGCTGTTGGAGACGGACGGGACGACTGTAAGGCCAGTCGCCTGCCGTCCGACACCTGGTGACGGACGGTCAGCACATCACTTCTGACCGAGACGCTCCACGAGGGCCTCGTGGACGGACGGCGGCAGCAGGTGCGAGACGTCGCCGCCCCAGGTCGCCACCTCCTTGACCAGGGAGGACGACAGGAAACTGTAGGTGGGATTGGTCGGCACGAAGAGTGTCTCGACCCCCGAGAGCCCGTTGTTCATCTGGGCCATCTGCAGCTCGTAGTCGAAGTCGCTGACGGCCCGCAGGCCCTTCACGATCGCCGGGATGTCGCGCTGCTTGCAGAAGTCGACCAGCAGGCCGTGGAAGGACTCGACCTCGACGTTGCCGAAGTCCGCGGTGACCTCGCGGATCATCTCGATCCGCTCCTCGACGGTGAACAGGCCGTTCTTGGACTGGTTGATCATCACCGCGACGTGCACGACGTCGTACAGCTTCGAGGCTCGGCCAATGATGTCGAGATGTCCGTTGGTGATGGGGTCGAACGACCCCGGACAGACGGCGCGGCGCAACGTGGTTCCCTCGCTCTCCGATGCGGTCATCGTGCGTCTTCGCACGTAGAGGCGGCGCGACCGTACCAAAGCGTTCCCTCGCCGTAGCGACGGGCCCGCAGTGGCTCGAATCCTGCCGGCCAGCTGAATTCTCCGCCTCTGGTGCTCCGTTCCACCGTGACGAGAGCATCGTCGCTGAGCCACCCCTGAGCACGGAGTGTGAGCAGTATCTCGCCAAGATCGCCATCCGTGACGGCGTACGGCGGGTCGAGGAACACCACGTCGTAGGGGTCCGCGGGAGCCGGTCCTGTCACGATCTGCTCGGCTTTGCCCGGCCGGACTTCGGCGCCGGGAAGACCGAGGGTGCGCACGTTGTCACGGACGGTGCGTACGGCCTTGGCGTCGGCCTCCACGAGCAGCGCGTGGACCGCACCGCGGGAGAGCGCCTCGAGTCCGACGGCGCCGGAGCCCGCGTAGAGATCGGCGATACGGATGCCGTCGAGGGTGCCCAGGAGCGCTTCCCAGGTGGAGAACAGGCCCTCGCGCGCCCGGTCGGACGTGGGGCGGGTGCCGGTGCCGGGCGGTACGGCCAGGCGGCGTCCGCCGGCCGAGCCGGCGATCACGCGGGTCATGGGTGTCTGGTCCTCGGGTCGCGGGCAGCACGCAGGACGGGACGCGTGCCGTGCTCCCCACGATATGGCGTCGGTGCGGATCCGGCCCTGGTCACCCCTTGTCGAGGTACTCCTCCCTGTCCTTGTCCAGGAGCGCGTCCAGCGCGATGCGCAGCTCGGGGAGCCGCTCCAGCGCGGGGTCGTCCGCGACGACGCGGACGGCCTCCTCGCGGGCCGCCGCGATGACCTCCTCGTCGTCGATGACGCTGAGCACCCGCAGGGAGGAGCGGACGCCGGACTGGGCCTGGCCGAGGACATCGCCCTCGCGGCGCTGTTCGAGGTCGATCCGGGAGAGCTCGAAGCCGTCGAGGGTGGCGGCGACGGCGGAGAGCCTGGCCCGGGCGGGGCTCGCCTCATGGGCCTCGCTGACCAGCAGGCAGAGGCCGGGGGCGGAGCCACGCCCGACGCGGCCTCTCAGCTGGTGCAGCTGGGAGACCCCGAAGCGGTCGGCGTCCATGATCACCATCGCGGTGGCGTTCGGGACGTTCACCCCGACCTCGATGACGGTGGTGGCGACCAGCACGTCGACCTGGCCGGCGGCGAACCGGCGCATCACGTCGTCCTTGTCGTCGGGGTGCATCCTGCCGTGCAGCACCTCGGTCCGCAGGCCGGTGAGCGCGCCCTTGCGGAGCTGTTCGGCGATCTCCAGCACGGCGAGCGGCGGACGCTTCTCGGCGTCGTCCTCGGGGGCGGCGGCCTTCTTCCCCTTCTTCTTCTCCGCGGCCTCGTCGGCGTCGTCCCCGATGCGGGGGCACACCACGTACGCCTGGTGGCCGTTCTCCACTTCCTCGCGGACGCGTTCCCAGGCGCGGCTGAGGAAGTGCGGCTTGTCCTTGGCGGGGACGACATGGCTGGCGATGGGTGAGCGGCCGGCCGGGAGCTGGTCCAGGACGGAGGTCTCCAGGTCCCCGAAGACGGTCATCGCGACGGTTCGGGGAATGGGTGTGGCGGTCATGACCAGCAGATGCGGTGGCTGCTTGCCCTTGGAGCGCAGCGCGTCGCGCTGTTCCACGCCGAAGCGGTGCTGCTCGTCGACGACGACCAGGCCGAGGTCGTGGAACTGCACCTTGTCCTCGATCAGCGCATGGGTGCCGATCACGATGCCGGCCTCGCCGGTGACCAGGTCGAGCAGCGCCTGACGGCGGGCCGGGACGCCCATGGAGCCGGTGAGCAGGACCACTTTGGTGCCCCGGTCGGAGCCGCCGAGCATTCCCGCCCGTCGCCCGCCACCACCCTTCTGAGGAGGCGCTTCGCGCCACAGCCCCCAATTCTCCGCGAGCTCGCCCATCATCTCGGTGATGGACCGGTGGTGCTGCTGGGCGAGCACCTCGGTGGGGGCCAGCATCGCGGCCTGGCCGCCCGCGTCGACGACGGTGAGCATGGCGCGCAGGGCGACCATCGTCTTCCCCGAGCCGACCTCGCCCTGCAGCAGCCGGTGCATCGGGTGTTCCGTCGCCAGGTCGCCGAAGATCTCTCCGGTGACCTTCTGCTGGCCTTCGGTGAGGGTGAAGGGCAGCTTGGCGTCGAAGGCGTCGAGCAGTCCGTCGGGGACGGACTTGCGGGCCACTGCCGGGAGTTGGGTGTCGGCGTAGCGGCGGCGGGCGAGCGCGACCTGGAGGACGAAGGCCTCGTCCCACTTCAGCCGCTCCCGTGCGGCAGCGATGTCCGCCTTGGTGTGCGGGCGGTGGATCTTGAGCAGTGCCTCGGGCAGCTGGACGAACCCGCGCCCCTCCCGGAGCGTTGCGGGCAGCGGGTCGACGGCCTCCTGGGCGCTCGGCAGGACGGTGTCGACGGCCTTGGCGATCCGCCAGGAGTCGAGCTGCTTGCAGGCGGGGTAGATGGGCAGCAGCTGCCCGGCGAAGGCGTCCACGGCGTCCGTCGCCTCGTCCTCGTCCTGGGCGTCGAGGAGTTGGTAGGTGGGGTGGGCGAGCTGCATCTTCCGGTTGAAGACGGAGACCTTGCCGGCGAACATCGCGCGACGGCCGGGGAGCAGCTCCTTGTGCGGTTTGTGGACGCCGTGTCCGAAGAAGACCAGCTGGAGTCTGCCGCTGCCGTCGGTGAGGGTGACTTCGAGGCGCTTGCCGCGGCCGTTGTTGAACATCATGACCCGCGCGTCGGCGACCTGTGCGACGACCGTCACGTGCTCGTCCAGCGGGAGCTCGGTGAGCGCCGTGAGGCGGCCCCGCTCCTCGTAGCGCCGGGGGTAGTGGTGGAGCAGGTCCCCGACCGTGTGCAGGTCGAGGTGTTCGGCCATCACCTTCGCGGTGGCTCCGCCGAGCAGCTTCTTGAGGGGTTCATCGAACGCGGACACGCGATCCATTGCACACCACGGCACCGACAAATGTCGCCGGGCGCCGCACCGGACCCGCTACTCGACGCCGATCAGCAGGGGTGCCGCCTGGTGGCCGCCCCGGTAGATCACCGTGTCCACGGCGAGGTAGCCCTCGCGGACGTGCTCCTGGAGGGCGTCGGCCAGGGCGTCGGGGACGTCCTCGCCCAGGACCAGCGTGACGAGTTCGCCGCCCGCCGACAGCATCCGGTCCAGGACGGTCCGGGCCGTGCCGGGGACGTCCTCGCCGATCACGGCGACGTCCCCGTCGATCAATCCGAGGATGTCGCCCGCCTGGCAGATGCCGGCCATGGTCCATGACTGCCGTTCGGCGACGGCCAGTTCGGCGTACCGGGTGGCGCCGGCCGCCGCGGTCATCGCCACGACGTCCTCGTCGAAGCCGCGGTCCGGTTCGTGGACGGCGAGCGCGGCGATGCCCTGGACGGCGGCGCGGGTGGGGATCAGGGCGACGCGGACGCCCTCGGCCCTGGCCTGCTCGGCGGCTGCCGCCGCGGTGTGGCGCAGTTGGGCGTCGTTGGGCAGCAGGACCACTTCGCGGGCGTGGGCCCGGCGGATCGCGTCGACGAGTTCGCCGCTGGCCGGCGGCTCGCCGGGGCGCGCAAGCACCGTGGTCGCCCCGGCCTCCGCGCACAGGCCGGAGAGCCCGTCGCCGGGGACCACGACGACGACGCCGCGCTGGGCGGGTTCCAGGTGGGCGCGGACCCGGTCGGCGGCGAAGTGCGTGATCCGGATCCGGTACGGCCGGCCGGCCTCGACCCCCGCCTCCACGGCCGCTCCGGCGTCGTCGACGTGGACGTGGACGTTCCACAGGCCGTCGCCGCCGACCACGACGAGGGAGTCGCCCAGCGCGTCCAGTCGGCTCCGCAGCCGGTCGACGGCTTCGTCTCGGGCCTCCAGCAGGTAGATCACCTCGAAGGCGGGACCGCTGTCCGGGCCCTCCTGGGCGCAGTCGCCGGTCAGGGGCAGTGCGTCGGGGGCCACCTTCGGCGTGCGCGCCGGTGCCTGCCCGCCGACCGCTTCGCGCAGTGCCCCGAGCACGGTCACGAGGCCTTGCCCGCCCGCGTCCACGACGCCCGCCCGGCTGAGGACGGCGAGCTGTCCGGTGGTCGCGGCCAGTGCCGTGCGCGCGCCGTCGTAGGCGGCGTCCAGCACGGCCGTGAGTCCGGCGGTGCCCGCGGTGGCCGCGGCGGCTTCGGCGGCGGCGCCTGCGACGGTCAGCACGGTGCCCTCGACGGGGTGGGCGACGGCCCGGCGGGCAGCGGTGGCGGCTTCGGTCAGGGCGGTGCGCAGGTGATCCGCGTCACCCGCCTCGGCGAGTACGCCCGCCATGCCGCGCAGCAGCTGGGCCAGGATCGTGCCGGAGTTCCCGCGGGCGCCGATCAGCGCGCCGTGCGCCATCGCCCGTACGGCGTCGGCGGCGGCGGGCACGGTGGAGCCTGTCTCGTGGGCCGCGAAGACCGCTTCGACGGCTGCCGCCGCGGACTCCACGGTCAGGTAGAGGTTGGTGCCGGTGTCCCCGTCGGCGACGGGATAGACGTTGATGGCGTCGATCGCCTCGCGCTCGCGGCCCAGGGCTTCCAGCGCCAGTGAGCACCAGGTGCGCACCGCGACGGCGTCCAGTTCGTCGGGGGACTGCGGCACCGTGTGGTCCTCCTTGAGGCGGCCGAGGGGGGCGGACTGCACCGCAGAGTAGCCCTCGCCCGGAGCACCGGACCGGGACAGGGGCGGGCGGGACGGACCTGCGGTCCGTGGTAGTTTCGTATCTCCGACGCAGCCGTTGTATGCTGCTTCGGTTGCCCGGCGAGAGTCGGGCCATTCCTCCGGTACCGCCACTTCAGTCAAATGAATCCGGCGCGCCGGAATTCACTGTAAGTGCATCTGAAGTCTTTGGAGTGACCCGTGGCTGCCAACTGCGACGTTTGCGGCAAGGGGCCGAGCTTCGGCAACAGCATTTCGCACTCGCACCGCCGTACGTCCCGTCGCTGGAATCCCAACATCCAGCGCGTGCGTGCCGTGGTCGGTCGGACGCCGAAGCGGCTCAACGTCTGCACCTCGTGCATCAAGGCCGGCAAGGTCGCGCGCTGACGTTCCCGTCGTAGCGCAGCCTTCCGGTTGCCCAAAAAGCCGGTCCACCTCGGTGGACCGGCTTTTTGCTGTGCTCTTTCCCGCCCTCAGCGGGCGCGGGTCCGCCAGCCGTGGTCGACGGGGCCTATCCCGCCGCCCAGCGCGAAGCCCGCTTCGATCGCGCCGGTGACGTACGCCTTCGCGCCCCGTACGGCCGTCGGCACGTCCTGGCCCTTGGCGAGTCCGCACGCGATCGCCGAGGCCAGGGTGCAGCCCGTGCCGTGGGTGTGCCGGTTGTCGTGTCGCGGTGCGCGCAGCCAGTGCTCCTCGCTGCCGTCCGTCAGCAGGTCCACGGCCTCGCCGGGCAGGTGTCCGCCCTTGATGACCACCCAGCGGGGCCCGTAGGAGAGCATCTCGGCGGCGGCCCGCCGCATTCCCTGCTCGTCGGTGACCGTGATCCCGGTGAGCTGGGTCACTTCGTCGAGGTTCGGGGTGGCCACCGTCGCGGCCGGCAGGAGTTTCGTCCGTACGGAATCGAGGGCCTCGGCGGCCAGCAGCGCGTCCCCGTGCTTGGAGACCCCGACGGGGTCGACGACGACGGGTGCGTCCGTTCCCGCCAGGAGGCCGGCGACGGCGTCGACGAGTGCGGCCGAGGACAGCATGCCGGTCTTCACGGCCTGGACGCCGATGTCGTCGACGACACTGCGGTACTGGGCGCGTACGGCTTCCACGGGAAGGTCCCAGGCCCCCTGGACGCCCAGCGAGTTCTGGGCGGTCACGGCGGTCAGGACGCTCATTCCGTGCGTCCCGAGGGCCAGCATCGTCTTGAGGTCGGCCTGGATGCCCGCACCGCCGCCGGAGTCGGATCCGGCGACGGTGAGCACTCTGGGCGGAACAGCGGTCGGTATAGCCATGCCCCGGAATCTACTGGGCGTCCTCGATGGAGCCGAAGTGGTCCCAGCCGCCCTTGCTCGTCCAGGGCGCCCCGTCGACGGTGACCTGGGGCAGCGCGGAGGGGTTGAGGACCTCGCCGATCACCTTCCAGCGGGCGGGGAGCTTCACGTCCTGGGGGAACGTCGCCACGATCGCGTGGTCCTCTCCCCCGGTGAGCACCCACTGCAGCGGGTCGACGCCGACGGCCTGCCCGATGTCGGACATCTGCGAGGGGATGTCGATCAGTCCGGAGCGCAGATCGATCCTGACCTTGCTGGCCTCCGCGATGTGTCCGAGGTCGGCGACGAGTCCGTCGCTGACGTCGGTCATGGCCGTGGCGCCGAGTCCGGCCGCCGCGGGGCCCGCGTGGTACGGAGGCTCGGGCCGCCGGTGGGCCTCGACGAAGGCGCGCGGTGAGCGGAAGCCGCGGGAGAGCACGGCGAATCCGGCGGCGGACCAGCCGAGCCAGCCGGTGACGGCCACGACGTCGCCGGGCCTGGCACCGGACCGGGTGACGGGTTCGTGGTTGCGCAGGTCGCCGAGCGCGGTGATCGCGACGGTGATGGTGTCGCCGCCGACGACATCGCCCCCGACCACGGCGGCACCGGCGACCTGGCATTCGTCACGCAGCCCGTCCATCAGTTCGGCGGCCCAGGTGACCGGGAGGTCGGCGGGTACGACGAGGCCGAGGAGCAGGGCCGTGGGCACGGCGCCCATGGCCGCGATGTCGGCGAGGTTCTGCGCGGCGGCCTTGCGGCCGACGTCGTACGCGGTCGACCAGTCGCGGCGGAAGTGCCGCCCTTCCAACAGGATGTCCGTACTGGCCACGACCCTGCGGTCGGGAGCGGCCACGACCGCGGCGTCGTCGCCGGGTCCCAGCCGTACCGCCGGAGTGGTGGTGAGCCGGGAAGTGAGCTCTCTGATGAGCCCGAACTCCCCCAACTCGCCCACGGTTCCCTTCACCGAGTCTCACCTCTCATTTATCGCACCGGACACCTGTCCGGGCTGCTTCAGCGGCCGGAGGTCCGGACCGTGAACGGGCCGTCGACGGGAGCCGGTGGCCCCGGGACGTACGGGCATCACTGTCCCCCTTCTGCACCGGTGGGGTTGCGGTCGCGCGCCCTTGCTGCTGTCGGTACCGTCAAGAGATACGTCAACTTCTGTGCTGTGTACGCCACGCTGTGGACGTCAACCGGCCCGCAGGTCTCCCCGCGGCCCGCGGCAACGCGATAACGTGGCGTCCCTTTCCCCCACATGATCCTCGTGGCCGCCCTGGAGGTTCCGTGGTACAGGCGTACATCCTTATCCAGACCGAGGTGGGCAAGGCGTCGATCGTCGCCGAGACCATCGCAAAGCTCCCGGGAGTGATCCAGGCAGAGGACGTCACAGGCCCCTACGACGTGATCGTGCGCGCGCAGGCCGACACGGTCGACGCCCTCGGCCGCATGGTGGTCGCCAAGGTGCAGCAGGTAGACGGCATCACGCGAACGCTGACCTGCCCGGTCGTCCACCTCTGACCCCCTACTACGCTGGTCCGGTGACGCACACCCGCCGCCGGTCCCCCCGATCCGCACTTCTCGCCGCGCCCGCCGCCGCCCTGCTCGTCCTGGCCGCGGTGGGCTGCTCCTCGGGCGACGCCCGCCTCTCCGTCACGGTTCCCACGCCGTCGCCGGAGGCCGCAGCGTACTGCGAGGAGCTGCACAAGGAGCTGCCGAAGACCGTCACCGGTCTCGAGCGGAGTGATCCCGGTCCGGATTCCGTGCTGACCGCAGCCTGGGGGGACGGGGCGATCGTACTGCGCTGCGGAGTCCCCCGGCCCGCGAAGATGGACGATGTCCAGTCCGAGGCGATCGACGCGGACGGCGTCAACTGGCTGCTGGAGCAGCGGGATGACGCCGGTCCGCGGTTCACGACCACCTACCGCAAGGCGT includes these proteins:
- the thiD gene encoding bifunctional hydroxymethylpyrimidine kinase/phosphomethylpyrimidine kinase gives rise to the protein MAIPTAVPPRVLTVAGSDSGGGAGIQADLKTMLALGTHGMSVLTAVTAQNSLGVQGAWDLPVEAVRAQYRSVVDDIGVQAVKTGMLSSAALVDAVAGLLAGTDAPVVVDPVGVSKHGDALLAAEALDSVRTKLLPAATVATPNLDEVTQLTGITVTDEQGMRRAAAEMLSYGPRWVVIKGGHLPGEAVDLLTDGSEEHWLRAPRHDNRHTHGTGCTLASAIACGLAKGQDVPTAVRGAKAYVTGAIEAGFALGGGIGPVDHGWRTRAR
- a CDS encoding DUF3515 domain-containing protein is translated as MTHTRRRSPRSALLAAPAAALLVLAAVGCSSGDARLSVTVPTPSPEAAAYCEELHKELPKTVTGLERSDPGPDSVLTAAWGDGAIVLRCGVPRPAKMDDVQSEAIDADGVNWLLEQRDDAGPRFTTTYRKAYVEVTLGAEYAHDATPLSAFAVPVRATVPDSL
- the recG gene encoding ATP-dependent DNA helicase RecG, which produces MDRVSAFDEPLKKLLGGATAKVMAEHLDLHTVGDLLHHYPRRYEERGRLTALTELPLDEHVTVVAQVADARVMMFNNGRGKRLEVTLTDGSGRLQLVFFGHGVHKPHKELLPGRRAMFAGKVSVFNRKMQLAHPTYQLLDAQDEDEATDAVDAFAGQLLPIYPACKQLDSWRIAKAVDTVLPSAQEAVDPLPATLREGRGFVQLPEALLKIHRPHTKADIAAARERLKWDEAFVLQVALARRRYADTQLPAVARKSVPDGLLDAFDAKLPFTLTEGQQKVTGEIFGDLATEHPMHRLLQGEVGSGKTMVALRAMLTVVDAGGQAAMLAPTEVLAQQHHRSITEMMGELAENWGLWREAPPQKGGGGRRAGMLGGSDRGTKVVLLTGSMGVPARRQALLDLVTGEAGIVIGTHALIEDKVQFHDLGLVVVDEQHRFGVEQRDALRSKGKQPPHLLVMTATPIPRTVAMTVFGDLETSVLDQLPAGRSPIASHVVPAKDKPHFLSRAWERVREEVENGHQAYVVCPRIGDDADEAAEKKKGKKAAAPEDDAEKRPPLAVLEIAEQLRKGALTGLRTEVLHGRMHPDDKDDVMRRFAAGQVDVLVATTVIEVGVNVPNATAMVIMDADRFGVSQLHQLRGRVGRGSAPGLCLLVSEAHEASPARARLSAVAATLDGFELSRIDLEQRREGDVLGQAQSGVRSSLRVLSVIDDEEVIAAAREEAVRVVADDPALERLPELRIALDALLDKDREEYLDKG
- a CDS encoding Lrp/AsnC family transcriptional regulator translates to MVQAYILIQTEVGKASIVAETIAKLPGVIQAEDVTGPYDVIVRAQADTVDALGRMVVAKVQQVDGITRTLTCPVVHL
- the rsmD gene encoding 16S rRNA (guanine(966)-N(2))-methyltransferase RsmD; translation: MTRVIAGSAGGRRLAVPPGTGTRPTSDRAREGLFSTWEALLGTLDGIRIADLYAGSGAVGLEALSRGAVHALLVEADAKAVRTVRDNVRTLGLPGAEVRPGKAEQIVTGPAPADPYDVVFLDPPYAVTDGDLGEILLTLRAQGWLSDDALVTVERSTRGGEFSWPAGFEPLRARRYGEGTLWYGRAASTCEDAR
- the coaD gene encoding pantetheine-phosphate adenylyltransferase, encoding MRRAVCPGSFDPITNGHLDIIGRASKLYDVVHVAVMINQSKNGLFTVEERIEMIREVTADFGNVEVESFHGLLVDFCKQRDIPAIVKGLRAVSDFDYELQMAQMNNGLSGVETLFVPTNPTYSFLSSSLVKEVATWGGDVSHLLPPSVHEALVERLGQK
- the rpmB gene encoding 50S ribosomal protein L28, giving the protein MAANCDVCGKGPSFGNSISHSHRRTSRRWNPNIQRVRAVVGRTPKRLNVCTSCIKAGKVAR
- a CDS encoding thiamine-phosphate kinase, whose amino-acid sequence is MKGTVGELGEFGLIRELTSRLTTTPAVRLGPGDDAAVVAAPDRRVVASTDILLEGRHFRRDWSTAYDVGRKAAAQNLADIAAMGAVPTALLLGLVVPADLPVTWAAELMDGLRDECQVAGAAVVGGDVVGGDTITVAITALGDLRNHEPVTRSGARPGDVVAVTGWLGWSAAGFAVLSRGFRSPRAFVEAHRRPEPPYHAGPAAAGLGATAMTDVSDGLVADLGHIAEASKVRIDLRSGLIDIPSQMSDIGQAVGVDPLQWVLTGGEDHAIVATFPQDVKLPARWKVIGEVLNPSALPQVTVDGAPWTSKGGWDHFGSIEDAQ
- a CDS encoding DAK2 domain-containing protein, with amino-acid sequence MPQSPDELDAVAVRTWCSLALEALGREREAIDAINVYPVADGDTGTNLYLTVESAAAAVEAVFAAHETGSTVPAAADAVRAMAHGALIGARGNSGTILAQLLRGMAGVLAEAGDADHLRTALTEAATAARRAVAHPVEGTVLTVAGAAAEAAAATAGTAGLTAVLDAAYDGARTALAATTGQLAVLSRAGVVDAGGQGLVTVLGALREAVGGQAPARTPKVAPDALPLTGDCAQEGPDSGPAFEVIYLLEARDEAVDRLRSRLDALGDSLVVVGGDGLWNVHVHVDDAGAAVEAGVEAGRPYRIRITHFAADRVRAHLEPAQRGVVVVVPGDGLSGLCAEAGATTVLARPGEPPASGELVDAIRRAHAREVVLLPNDAQLRHTAAAAAEQARAEGVRVALIPTRAAVQGIAALAVHEPDRGFDEDVVAMTAAAGATRYAELAVAERQSWTMAGICQAGDILGLIDGDVAVIGEDVPGTARTVLDRMLSAGGELVTLVLGEDVPDALADALQEHVREGYLAVDTVIYRGGHQAAPLLIGVE